Proteins encoded by one window of Engraulis encrasicolus isolate BLACKSEA-1 chromosome 21, IST_EnEncr_1.0, whole genome shotgun sequence:
- the man2b2 gene encoding epididymis-specific alpha-mannosidase, with protein sequence MQRRLTLYLILLLYFTVSENVASPLQTFVIPHSHMDVGWVYTIEESMHAYAANVYTTVVEELSRVKHRKFIAVEQEFFRIWWDKVATEQHKQQVRQLLDEGRLEFIIGGQVMHDEAVTDLDDAILQLTEGHGFLYETFGVRPRFSWHVDPFGASATTPVLFALAGFHAHLISRIDYDLKNDMQNNKRLQFVWRGSPSLVEKQEIFTHTMDQFSYCTPSQLPFSNISGFYWNGVALFPDPPKDGIYPNMSLPVSDSTLEPYAQTMVDNIKQRAQWFRTNHVLWPWGCDKQFYNASVQFSNMDVLMDYINKHSETFGVTVQYATLGEYFQAVHNSNLTWDVRGSEDFLSYSTEPFQAWTGFYASRNVLKGVARKASSQLHAAESLFARYHIAYPEGPVATDWALEKLRALRWAVSEVQHHDGITGTESPKVADMYMDHLTQGMMGVEELMAAIFLLPSYLDASQKTHNPRSDLSEDLQQHILVYNPLAWNITTYINLTVAFPMAQVYDDYGKAVPAQIQLRAGSTSEYDLFILAELGGLQFRKYLVKFSSSCTAGSTACGMTYAARTVKFGRRSIKQWRRPGRKLLPVLSDCYKLLFDQETNLLHSITDRHGLRKVMLSQDFREYVSNGDVDKGPVSDNYIFSTNASATPAYQAVAMEIVPGKMLSEIRQYFYRNEKDENYTYSVVTRVPSGGLRDKRLCYRLEQSYSLGPLVVNREAVLMTRTSLRNNKTIFTDNNGYQMMRRPYKTYANNSIARNYYPMVRAAYIEDAHSRLVVLGERAHGVSSQNDGQLEVMLHRRLWNNQKWTLAYNLTLNDTSVVRPVLWMMLGSTGAMTPFYHREALELQHRPVVMAIDRPQRPWNRWEPSAGPMVPPVVLPPNLHLQTLSIPGWAYSPNHTHNLHHQEHAEEKTAPDYSRMLLRITHLYETNEHPELSKPTTINLKEVLQGIGEVKEVMERSLTGTWDISDLQRWKWETSGKTDEDDGTRVFDGVTKDFDVTISPKEIRTFFVYFK encoded by the exons ATGCAGCGGAGGCTTACTTTGTATTTAATTTTGCTACTTTATTTTACAGTTTCCGAAAATGTTGCGAGTCCACTTCAGACCTTTGTCATTCCACACAGCCACATGGATGTTGGCTGGGTGTACACAATCGAG GagagcatgcatgcatatgctgcAAACGTGTATACCACCGTTGTAGAGGAGCTGTCACGAGTCAAGCACCGCAAATTCATTGCTGTTGAACAGGAGTTCTTCCGCATTTGGTGGGACAAAGTGGCCACTGAGCAGCACAAACAGCAA GTACGACAGCTCTTAGATGAAGGCCGCCTGGAGTTCATCATAGGAGGTCAGGTGATGCATGACGAGGCTGTCACAGATCTCGATGACGCAATCCTGCAGCTGACAG AGGGGCACGGCTTCCTGTATGAGACGTTTGGAGTGCGGCCTCGCTTCTCCTGGCATGTGGACCCTTTTGGAGCCTCCGCCACCACACCTGTCCTCTTCGCCCTTGCAGGATTCCACGCCCATCTCATATCGCGCATCGACTACGACCTCAAGAACGACATGCAGAACAACAAG AGGTTGCAGTTTGTGTGGAGAGGCTCCCCCTCTTTGGTTGAAAAGCAGGAGATCTTCACCCACACCATGGACCAGTTTAGCTACTGCACACCATCCCAACTGCCTTTCTCCAACAT TTCAGGGTTTTACTGGAACGGTGTGGCCCTGTTCCCCGACCCCCCTAAAGATGGCATCTACCCCAACATGAGCCTCCCCGTCTCGGACAGCACCCTGGAACCGTATGCCCAAACCATGGTGGACAACATCAAGCAGAGAGCCCAGTGGTTTCGCACCAACCATGTGCTCTGGCCTTGG GGCTGTGATAAGCAGTTCTACAATGCGTCCGTGCAGTTCTCCAACATGGACGTGTTGATGGACTACATCAACAAGCACAGTGAGACGTTTGGCGTGACGGTGCAGTACGCTACGCTAGGAGAATACTTCCAGGCCGTCCATAACTCCAACCTCACCTGGGACGTACGAGGGAGTGAGGATTTCCTGTCATACTCAACTG AACCCTTCCAGGCATGGACCGGGTTCTACGCCTCCAGGAACGTTCTGAAGGGTGTTGCTAGGAAGGCCAGCTCCCAGCTCCATGCTGCAGAGAGCCTCTTTGCCCGCTACCACATCGCCTACCCTGAAGGACCCGTGGCAACAGACTGGGCCTTGGAGAAGCTGAGGGCCCTCAGATGGGCTGTCTCGGAG GTTCAACACCATGATGGCATCACAGGGACGGAGTCGCCCAAAGTGGCCGACATGTACATGGACCACCTCACACAGGGCATGATGGGAGTAGAGGAGCTGATGGCAGCCATTTTCCTCTTACCCTCGTATCTTGACGCTTCACAGAAAACGCACAACCCTCGATCAG atttgtcgGAAGATCTTCAGCAGCACATCCTAGTCTACAACCCTCTGGCCTGGAACATCACCACATACATCAACCTGACCGTAGCGTTTCCCATGGCTCAGGTGTATGATGACTACGGGAAGGCTGTGCCAGCACAG ATTCAACTAAGGGCCGGTTCTACCTCGGAGTATGACCTGTTCATCCTGGCGGAGCTGGGCGGCCTTCAGTTCCGGAAATATCTAGTCAAGTTCTCCTCCTCATGTACCGCCGGCTCCACGGCCTGTGGCATGACCTACGCCGCGAGAACGGTTAAATTTGGCAGACGGAGCATCAAACAGTGGAGAAGGCCGGGCAGGAAACTCCTACCTGTCCTTAGCGATTGCTACAAGCTGCTGTTTGACCAGGAGACCAACCTGTTACACAGCATCACTGACAG GCATGGCCTGAGGAAAGTGATGCTGAGCCAGGACTTCAGGGAGTACGTGTCCAATGGCGACGTGGATAAGGGCCCCGTCTCCGACAACTACATCTTCAGCACTAACGCCTCTGCCACGCCCGCCTACCAGGCCGTCGCCATGGAGATCGTGCCCGGCAAGATGCTCTCAGAGATCCGCCAGTACTTCTATAG GAATGAAAAGGATGAGAACTACACCTACTCCGTCGTCACCAGAGTTCCCTCAGGAGGCCTAAGGGACAAGCGGCTCTGTTACAGGCTGGAGCAATCCTACTCACTAGGCCCCCTAGTGGTCAACCGAGAGGCCGTCCTGATGACCAGGACCAGCCTGAGGAACAACAAGACCATCTTCACCGACAACAACGGCTATCAGATGATGAGGAGGCCATACAAGACCTACGCCAACAACTCTATTGCCAGG AATTACTATCCAATGGTGCGAGCGGCCTACATTGAGGATGCCCACAGCAGACTGGTGGTCTTGGGGGAGCGGGCACACGGGGTCTCCAGTCAAAACGATGGACAACtagag GTGATGCTGCACAGGCGTCTGTGGAATAACCAGAAGTGGACTCTGGCGTACAACCTGACCCTCAACGACACGTCTGTGGTGCGCCCGGTGCTGTGGATGATGTTGGGCTCCACAGGCGCAATGACGCCGTTCTACCACAGGGAGGCACTAGAGTTGCAACATCGGCCCGTAGTCATGGCAATAGACAGACCAC AGCGGCCGTGGAATCGCTGGGAGCCGTCGGCTGGTCCGATGGTGCCACCCGTGGTGCTTCCCCCAAACCTCCACCTGCAGACCCTCAGTATCCCTGGCTGGGCATACagcccaaaccacacacacaacctacaccACCAGGAGCACG cGGAAGAGAAGACTGCTCCCGATTACAGCCGGATGTTACTGCGGATCACACACCTGTATGAAACCAACGAGCACCCAGAACTCTCCAAACCTACCACCATAAacctcaag GAAGTGTTGCAGGGCATTGGTGAGGTGAAGGAAGTAATGGAGCGCTCTCTCACGGGAACCTGGGATATCTCAGACCTCCAGAGGTGGAAGTGGGAGACTTCTGGCAAAACAGACGAGGATG ATGGTACAAGAGTCTTTGATGGTGTGACGAAGGACTTCGATGTCACCATATCGCCCAAGGAGATCCGAACTTTCTTCGTCTACTTTAAATAG
- the smim20 gene encoding small integral membrane protein 20, translated as MSSNKKIVLIFGGFITAIAATFYPIFFYPMSHSDEYRQVQRSNRHGINQADVQPVGVKIWSDPFKDKKE; from the exons ATGTCAAGCAACAAGAAAATAGTACTAATATTCGGAGGCTTCATAACAGCTATTGCAGCCACATTCTATCCTATATTTTTCTACCCTATGTCACACTCAGATGAATACC gacaaGTTCAGAGAAGCAACCGACATGGCATCAATCAAGCAGACGTGCAACCTGTTG GGGTAAAGATTTGGTCTGACCCCTTCAAGGACAAGAAAGAATGA